One genomic segment of Pseudoalteromonas sp. GCY includes these proteins:
- a CDS encoding polymorphic toxin type 15 domain-containing protein → MQTRIVVYGTNHPVHVVDFELTTCINSGFLLKANLESQFDLADELLVGNMLTFEIESPDAISTYFTGTLFDIQSGFVSEHTCGAEVVLKPRLELLKQTEKSQIFVQANVQSVLNKLIQKAGYSQDRIKWRVTKDLPTLPQCVQALENDYTFFTRLLAKYGLIYWFECHDFIESIVIAEGNLASPYIERGLLSVTDKDGLVHEHETGFVGFTQCQSRHRFRMGGSQVHMNAHPPTSVSSAQRSYFEPAAQNPAEQFERTGNLELAYQQGKNEVTLVGNVAEANAGYSFSLNGKLGTAKGGDYTCIRSKQVYKQGSANDPKQVAYHSESVCVPRGEPIRITPPEHSPKPMVFTATVRSLSGSKANPHLDTQGQYATQVHFDSQVTESVKRLTQYACRGQKQPTGLHFPLLPDSNVLIGCMNNDPDQSYLLGFALNDTQPSVVTSANNTQNVLCSRGQNLLMFDDTPNTPHIVLQTLAGNQHLVLHGDKKQPYIHWLAQLGAMNIFAAKDIQLGSVKSAIRLLTNKTFIASAKQQLALESKKSVIIDAATNLDVTANQIDVSAKQNITLKAGRSHRSVIQSDIKLKADNNLTITAPAGSQIIQSQGNITVKGSGSGNLTLTNGGSEISIDSSGNVNIFADKLLTLKGKAMTVFDGSMEQDIGSKQSATMPSVPQIQALSENARLSLAADGIATMASSTIELSYTYQDGSPIMGAPYTIRFANGTELTGNLDDSGKAKIENAPPGQYTVQYGEDKRDYLPEDNRPKNPLYGQITPARAAEMVRSGNTAPLIEANGIATQAGDWLWGTLQGDFNQNPSTSQIVVGTLISMIPIIDQVMDLRDITANVMLLTDDDEANDTDAWLAFTLTGIGLVPVVGSAVKGVGKVILKNTGESLSAALAVLRKLGKGDPVKYLRDINWQDLGKQSATEVKNIVKGLRDSLDEMSTSWHYDLLLPDAAIEGMQATVKRLDDVTPKIDQHMQQAAQEIGQRVNRALDEYQGELPIRGVTDKPTKAKADELEPPKGNELPGAAIKRMPQYNVPCFKKNAKGTAVEYDRQLKGQMDGLNSMTVKQYLENRDAYKKIGRKGTGKAQKAAREKFKKKLIDKYKLELQESGEYFGEEAVRKAEELAKRDMKTLNALHNPDMIAGGLDEVVDLGDASVNQSIGARWNKKGFDDSGKKTTLSRVELMDNEAEKALKALGPDAKLNMNLHRCK, encoded by the coding sequence ATGCAAACAAGGATTGTGGTGTATGGTACTAACCATCCTGTACATGTCGTCGATTTTGAACTCACGACCTGTATCAATAGCGGCTTTTTACTCAAAGCGAACCTAGAATCCCAATTTGACCTCGCTGATGAGTTACTTGTCGGCAATATGCTCACGTTTGAAATTGAGTCACCGGACGCAATATCAACGTATTTCACTGGGACTTTGTTTGATATCCAATCTGGCTTTGTGTCTGAGCACACCTGTGGTGCAGAGGTGGTCTTAAAGCCTCGCCTTGAGTTACTTAAGCAAACAGAAAAAAGCCAAATCTTTGTACAAGCCAATGTCCAGTCTGTCCTCAATAAGTTGATACAAAAAGCCGGCTATTCACAAGACCGGATAAAATGGCGAGTCACTAAAGATTTACCCACGCTACCGCAGTGCGTGCAAGCGCTAGAAAACGACTACACCTTTTTCACCCGACTCTTAGCAAAGTACGGGTTAATTTATTGGTTTGAATGCCATGATTTTATTGAGTCGATAGTGATTGCCGAGGGGAATCTTGCAAGCCCGTATATTGAGCGAGGCTTGCTGTCGGTGACGGATAAAGATGGTCTAGTTCACGAGCATGAAACCGGCTTTGTTGGGTTTACGCAGTGCCAAAGCCGCCATCGTTTTAGAATGGGTGGCTCCCAAGTGCATATGAATGCCCATCCACCAACCTCGGTCAGCTCGGCGCAGCGCAGTTATTTTGAGCCTGCTGCACAAAATCCTGCTGAGCAATTTGAGCGCACCGGCAATCTCGAGCTTGCCTATCAACAAGGTAAAAATGAAGTCACGCTAGTAGGAAACGTAGCCGAAGCCAATGCCGGTTATTCGTTTTCGTTAAATGGTAAATTAGGCACAGCGAAAGGTGGCGATTATACCTGTATTCGCAGTAAACAGGTGTATAAGCAAGGCAGTGCCAATGACCCTAAGCAAGTTGCGTATCATAGCGAGTCGGTGTGTGTACCACGAGGTGAGCCAATACGTATTACTCCCCCAGAGCATAGCCCCAAGCCGATGGTGTTTACCGCCACAGTGCGCTCGCTGTCGGGGTCAAAGGCCAACCCTCACTTAGATACCCAAGGGCAATATGCCACGCAAGTACATTTCGATAGTCAGGTGACCGAGTCGGTAAAGCGCCTCACCCAATATGCCTGTCGCGGTCAAAAGCAACCGACGGGGTTACACTTTCCACTCCTGCCAGACAGTAATGTGCTCATCGGTTGTATGAACAACGACCCAGACCAAAGTTACTTGTTAGGGTTTGCCCTTAACGACACGCAACCGTCGGTTGTTACTAGCGCCAATAACACCCAAAACGTGTTGTGCTCTCGCGGCCAAAACCTGTTGATGTTTGATGACACCCCAAATACCCCGCATATTGTGTTGCAAACCCTAGCGGGCAACCAGCACTTGGTGTTACATGGGGATAAAAAGCAGCCTTATATTCACTGGCTTGCGCAACTTGGCGCGATGAATATTTTTGCGGCCAAAGACATACAACTTGGCAGTGTTAAAAGTGCAATTCGACTACTCACCAATAAAACCTTTATTGCCAGCGCCAAACAACAACTGGCACTGGAGAGTAAAAAGTCGGTGATTATTGATGCCGCAACCAACCTAGACGTCACCGCCAATCAAATTGACGTCAGCGCCAAACAAAATATCACCCTTAAGGCGGGTCGCAGCCATCGCAGTGTTATCCAAAGTGATATAAAGCTCAAGGCAGACAACAACCTCACCATCACCGCGCCGGCGGGAAGTCAAATCATTCAAAGCCAAGGCAATATCACAGTAAAAGGCAGTGGCTCTGGCAACCTCACCCTTACCAATGGCGGCAGTGAAATCAGCATTGACTCAAGTGGTAACGTCAACATCTTTGCAGACAAATTACTGACCTTAAAAGGCAAAGCCATGACCGTGTTTGACGGTAGCATGGAGCAAGATATTGGCAGCAAACAAAGCGCCACTATGCCAAGTGTACCGCAAATTCAAGCCCTCTCTGAGAATGCTCGACTCTCATTGGCTGCCGATGGCATTGCCACCATGGCGAGCAGTACCATTGAGCTGTCTTATACCTATCAAGATGGCAGCCCAATTATGGGCGCGCCTTATACCATTCGATTTGCAAACGGCACAGAGCTGACCGGTAACTTAGACGATAGCGGTAAAGCAAAAATTGAGAATGCACCGCCTGGTCAATACACCGTGCAATATGGTGAGGATAAACGCGATTACCTGCCAGAAGATAATCGCCCTAAAAATCCTCTGTATGGACAAATCACCCCAGCGCGAGCGGCTGAAATGGTACGCAGCGGCAATACCGCACCACTGATAGAAGCCAACGGCATTGCAACCCAAGCAGGTGATTGGTTGTGGGGCACACTGCAAGGCGACTTTAATCAAAACCCCTCCACGTCACAAATCGTGGTAGGCACCTTGATTTCCATGATACCAATTATCGACCAAGTCATGGATTTACGAGATATCACCGCCAATGTCATGTTACTGACTGACGATGATGAAGCCAACGACACCGACGCTTGGCTTGCCTTTACCCTAACGGGTATTGGTTTAGTGCCAGTTGTGGGCTCAGCAGTCAAAGGCGTAGGCAAGGTTATCTTAAAAAATACCGGAGAATCGCTCTCGGCTGCGCTTGCCGTACTGCGCAAGCTCGGCAAAGGCGACCCAGTTAAATACCTAAGAGACATCAACTGGCAAGACCTAGGAAAACAATCCGCCACGGAAGTTAAAAACATCGTCAAAGGCCTGCGCGATTCACTTGACGAAATGTCTACCAGTTGGCACTACGACCTACTGCTCCCAGACGCTGCCATCGAAGGCATGCAAGCCACGGTAAAACGCCTAGACGACGTTACCCCCAAAATCGACCAGCATATGCAACAAGCCGCCCAAGAAATCGGACAGCGAGTTAATAGAGCACTGGATGAGTATCAAGGGGAATTACCAATTCGAGGCGTTACCGACAAGCCCACCAAAGCCAAAGCCGATGAATTGGAGCCGCCAAAAGGAAATGAGTTGCCAGGGGCTGCAATAAAACGTATGCCGCAATACAACGTGCCTTGTTTTAAAAAGAATGCCAAAGGAACCGCTGTTGAATATGACCGCCAATTAAAAGGACAAATGGACGGGCTAAATAGCATGACTGTAAAACAGTATCTTGAAAATCGCGATGCTTATAAAAAGATTGGCCGAAAAGGAACTGGTAAGGCGCAGAAGGCGGCTAGAGAAAAGTTTAAGAAAAAGTTAATTGACAAATACAAATTAGAGCTCCAAGAAAGTGGAGAGTACTTCGGCGAAGAAGCTGTTAGAAAAGCTGAAGAATTAGCAAAAAGGGACATGAAAACCCTCAATGCTTTACATAACCCTGATATGATTGCAGGGGGGTTAGATGAGGTGGTTGATTTAGGTGACGCTAGTGTTAACCAATCTATTGGCGCACGATGGAATAAAAAAGGTTTTGATGACTCAGGTAAAAAGACTACGTTGAGTCGTGTTGAGCTAATGGATAATGAGGCAGAGAAAGCACTAAAAGCATTGGGTCCAGATGCAAAATTAAATATGAATCTACATAGGTGCAAATAA
- a CDS encoding PoNe immunity protein domain-containing protein, which yields MRDTRRSNDYFEEFLVDIEVGIKETQEALDAGNFTTPSERVNVAQRIYQLAIMRAVAHYSYGAHLGDVKRYTEAILPYRKQLTNYCDKLPANHQIYRHAFEKLGGQIDAVGSPNINRYIYTLWWLALLQACDVAPAHIQEVLDVIGERGKDTLLDNVAIALGDNDRPISPTLYYPEIYQNLSLAFTVPNEQKPDLLNQFAQNWYSKLESLADWHDNHNCECEFEYTDYYIGYWCFELALVANVLEIPRESLEDSVYVPVDLIR from the coding sequence GTGCGCGATACACGGAGAAGTAACGATTATTTCGAAGAGTTCTTAGTCGACATTGAAGTTGGCATTAAAGAAACACAAGAAGCCCTCGACGCAGGTAATTTTACCACACCGAGCGAGCGAGTTAATGTTGCGCAGCGTATATATCAGCTCGCGATTATGCGAGCGGTAGCGCACTACTCATATGGTGCTCACCTTGGGGATGTTAAGCGCTATACCGAAGCGATTTTGCCGTATCGCAAACAACTGACAAACTACTGTGATAAGTTACCTGCAAATCATCAAATATACCGCCATGCTTTTGAAAAGCTGGGCGGGCAAATCGATGCTGTCGGCTCCCCTAATATCAATCGTTATATCTACACTTTGTGGTGGCTGGCTCTTTTACAAGCCTGTGATGTCGCTCCAGCTCATATTCAGGAAGTGCTCGATGTTATTGGCGAACGCGGCAAAGACACCTTACTTGATAATGTAGCCATTGCACTTGGTGATAACGATAGACCTATTTCGCCCACACTCTACTACCCTGAAATTTATCAAAACCTTTCACTCGCTTTTACAGTACCCAATGAACAAAAGCCTGATTTACTCAACCAATTTGCACAAAATTGGTACAGTAAGTTAGAGAGCTTGGCGGACTGGCATGATAATCACAACTGTGAATGCGAATTCGAGTACACAGATTATTATATTGGTTATTGGTGCTTTGAACTGGCTTTAGTCGCTAATGTTCTAGAAATACCAAGAGAATCCTTGGAAGATAGTGTTTATGTTCCGGTTGATTTAATCAGGTAA
- a CDS encoding GAD-like domain-containing protein: MNKFFDNFYNFGGFGPAIEAIQPTDEQLQYYQGILPNNLLEYWKEYGFCGWGKGRLWMVNPKDYQDILTEWLRGTKFEKMQNDGIDSFHVIALDAFGEIYVWGKNSGNSISITSSYGMIFPTFDNEKYVSRGETRSLDLFFSIKTTSEIDLDDINDQPLFERAVEKLGPLENGEIYGFAPALALGGEPKLENLQKVKATEHLAFLADLGEKRVMADIVALSNQLPHNQ, translated from the coding sequence ATGAACAAGTTTTTTGACAATTTTTATAACTTTGGTGGGTTTGGTCCAGCGATAGAAGCGATTCAACCAACAGATGAGCAACTCCAGTATTACCAAGGTATTTTACCGAATAATTTACTTGAGTACTGGAAGGAATACGGCTTTTGTGGTTGGGGGAAAGGCCGTTTATGGATGGTGAATCCAAAAGATTATCAAGATATCTTGACTGAATGGTTAAGAGGCACGAAGTTTGAAAAAATGCAAAATGACGGTATAGACAGCTTCCATGTAATTGCACTAGATGCATTCGGTGAGATCTATGTCTGGGGAAAGAATTCAGGGAATAGCATTTCAATAACAAGTAGTTATGGCATGATTTTCCCGACCTTTGATAATGAAAAATATGTTAGTAGAGGTGAAACTAGAAGCCTAGACCTTTTCTTTTCTATAAAAACAACTTCAGAAATTGATTTAGACGATATCAATGATCAGCCTCTTTTTGAACGAGCTGTCGAAAAGCTAGGTCCTCTTGAAAATGGAGAGATTTATGGCTTTGCGCCTGCTCTTGCCCTTGGTGGCGAACCTAAGCTTGAGAATCTCCAAAAGGTAAAAGCCACGGAACATTTAGCTTTCTTAGCAGACCTTGGAGAAAAGCGTGTTATGGCCGATATCGTTGCGCTATCTAACCAATTACCCCATAACCAATAG
- a CDS encoding PoNe immunity protein domain-containing protein has product MLRDTLRDKAYFDEAVEFYSDAITEDVEKITSSNRSNLVKMKRTFNLINEVLSYLQVKYSRGDDLTEFRAFIQDLLTYRKWQKDFADNLSDVEQVERIPIEELHQSDLRNYLKLFSFAYCLNMGKDYYLQLLELIGNQGQDALFDKIAIALGDTNREIAADTQFKKRFGKLYKVVEGSPEQRPALAKSYMEAWYVLEESPDIHLLDNDAYDGYWCWEIALVVKLFNIDDSSFIDHPYYPKDLVHWQDNQ; this is encoded by the coding sequence ATGTTAAGAGACACTTTAAGAGATAAAGCTTACTTTGACGAAGCAGTTGAGTTTTATAGCGATGCAATAACTGAAGATGTTGAGAAAATCACTTCTAGTAATCGTTCTAATTTGGTGAAGATGAAACGCACCTTTAACTTAATAAACGAAGTTTTAAGTTACCTCCAAGTAAAATACTCTCGAGGGGATGACCTTACTGAGTTTAGAGCTTTTATTCAGGACCTGCTTACTTATCGCAAATGGCAAAAGGACTTTGCGGATAATCTATCAGACGTAGAACAAGTTGAGCGTATTCCTATAGAAGAGTTGCACCAAAGCGATTTACGGAACTATTTAAAGTTATTTAGCTTCGCCTACTGCTTAAATATGGGAAAAGATTACTACTTACAATTATTAGAGCTTATTGGAAATCAAGGACAAGATGCACTATTTGATAAAATTGCGATAGCGTTAGGTGACACTAATCGTGAAATAGCAGCGGATACTCAGTTCAAAAAACGTTTCGGTAAGCTTTACAAAGTAGTTGAAGGAAGTCCAGAGCAACGTCCAGCACTTGCGAAATCTTATATGGAGGCTTGGTACGTTTTGGAGGAAAGTCCTGATATACATTTACTGGATAATGATGCTTACGATGGCTATTGGTGCTGGGAAATTGCACTTGTTGTTAAGTTATTCAATATTGATGATAGCAGCTTTATTGACCACCCATACTACCCCAAAGACCTCGTACATTGGCAAGATAATCAGTAG